From one Streptomyces sp. R41 genomic stretch:
- a CDS encoding alpha/beta hydrolase family protein yields MKFLYDDESFSFEALRAAGYAAYAGADLGEVLVTCRQIPEGDEEAWSAQWASTAARIERTGRDALAAGHRVSAREALLRASNYYRTADFYHREDPANDAESARLAKASQQTFADAAALLDTPARALRIPYEDTTLPGYLFLVDDSSTPRPTLIYHGGYDSTLEENYFALAAGALRRGYNVLTFDGPGQGSTVRDQGLHFRYDWEAVVTPVVDFALTVPEVDAEQLVLVGTSLGGYLAARAAAFEHRIAALVLHDGVDDFHEVAQATAHRAAATPGGIEALMAQNTMVRWVVRNGRWTFGVPDFDQLVKATEAYTLAGIADRITCPTLVLDALNDVFFKGQPPRLLDQLTCQKELISFREDEGAGEHCHEGAIYLFHQRTFDWLDTVLAS; encoded by the coding sequence ATGAAGTTCCTCTACGACGACGAGTCCTTCTCCTTCGAGGCACTGCGGGCCGCGGGCTACGCCGCCTACGCCGGCGCCGACCTCGGCGAAGTCCTTGTCACCTGCCGGCAGATCCCAGAGGGAGACGAGGAAGCCTGGTCGGCCCAGTGGGCCTCGACGGCGGCGCGCATCGAGCGCACCGGCCGGGACGCGCTGGCCGCCGGTCACCGGGTCAGCGCCCGGGAGGCGCTGCTGCGCGCGTCGAACTACTACCGGACCGCGGACTTCTACCACCGCGAGGACCCCGCCAACGACGCCGAGTCGGCGCGGCTGGCCAAGGCCTCCCAGCAGACCTTCGCCGACGCGGCCGCCCTGCTCGACACGCCGGCCCGCGCCCTGCGCATCCCGTACGAGGACACCACGCTGCCCGGCTACCTGTTCCTCGTCGACGACTCGAGCACCCCTCGCCCGACCCTCATCTACCACGGCGGCTACGACTCCACCCTGGAGGAGAACTACTTCGCGCTGGCTGCCGGCGCGCTGCGGCGCGGCTACAACGTCCTCACCTTCGACGGCCCTGGCCAGGGCAGCACCGTCCGCGACCAGGGCCTGCACTTCCGGTACGACTGGGAGGCCGTGGTCACCCCGGTCGTCGACTTCGCGCTTACCGTGCCCGAGGTGGATGCCGAACAACTCGTCCTGGTCGGCACCAGCCTGGGCGGCTACCTCGCCGCCAGGGCGGCCGCCTTCGAGCACCGCATCGCCGCGCTCGTGCTGCACGACGGCGTCGACGACTTCCACGAAGTCGCCCAAGCAACCGCCCACCGCGCCGCCGCGACCCCCGGTGGCATCGAGGCGCTGATGGCGCAGAACACCATGGTGCGATGGGTGGTACGCAACGGCCGCTGGACCTTCGGCGTGCCCGACTTCGACCAGCTGGTCAAGGCGACCGAGGCATACACCCTGGCGGGCATCGCCGACCGCATCACCTGCCCGACCCTCGTCCTCGACGCCCTGAACGACGTGTTCTTCAAGGGGCAGCCGCCGCGTCTGCTCGACCAGCTGACCTGCCAGAAGGAACTGATCTCCTTCCGGGAGGACGAAGGTGCCGGCGAGCACTGCCACGAGGGCGCGATCTACCTGTTCCACCAGCGCACCTTCGACTGGCTCGACACCGTGCTCGCCAGCTGA
- a CDS encoding MBL fold metallo-hydrolase, whose translation MTTTPGGEPIPPVAHDPASRRSFLKYSALAASVPALQSVLANPAAATAAPGAYAPVPPTAIGPQIPAKGYLVQEIGTRLYWLTDGFYQIMFLVTKRHQDKRQRVIVVDAPPTLGGNILRAIEEVAPGARISHLVYSHYHADHIGAADKLRDASLPKLVIIAHEQTAHLLKQVPESSRPPMPNRSVSSRYRLEVDDQVLELHYKGPNHSQDNLFIYAPRQRVLNVVDIVYPGWVPFRNLVVSTNIPGWLNAHNQLLEFDFKTYIGGHLTRLGTRQDIKIQQEYLRDLEHYGRKAITEFVNVGPLFAKYPGNPWAVFKEYLDILTQTTADAVTPAWTSRLGGADVFTFDNAWTMVESLRLDHKVLGPFGTLP comes from the coding sequence ATGACGACAACTCCTGGCGGGGAACCCATTCCCCCCGTCGCTCACGACCCGGCCAGCCGTCGCAGCTTCCTGAAGTACTCGGCACTGGCAGCGTCGGTACCCGCGCTGCAGTCCGTACTCGCAAACCCCGCTGCGGCCACTGCCGCACCGGGCGCGTACGCGCCCGTTCCGCCCACCGCAATCGGTCCGCAGATCCCCGCGAAGGGCTATCTGGTCCAGGAGATCGGCACGCGGCTGTACTGGCTGACGGACGGCTTCTACCAGATCATGTTCCTGGTGACCAAACGTCACCAGGACAAGAGGCAGCGTGTCATCGTCGTGGACGCTCCCCCGACGCTGGGGGGCAACATCCTCCGCGCGATCGAGGAGGTGGCACCGGGTGCCCGTATCAGCCACCTGGTGTACTCCCACTACCACGCGGACCACATCGGCGCGGCGGACAAGCTCCGCGACGCGAGCCTCCCGAAGCTAGTGATCATCGCTCACGAGCAGACCGCCCACCTGCTGAAGCAGGTACCCGAGTCCAGCCGGCCGCCGATGCCGAACCGCTCCGTCTCCAGCCGCTACCGTCTAGAGGTGGACGACCAGGTCCTGGAGCTCCACTACAAGGGCCCCAACCACAGCCAGGACAACCTGTTCATCTACGCGCCGCGGCAGAGGGTCCTGAACGTCGTGGACATCGTCTACCCCGGCTGGGTCCCGTTCAGGAACCTCGTCGTGTCCACCAACATCCCCGGCTGGCTCAACGCGCACAACCAGCTCCTGGAGTTCGACTTCAAGACCTACATCGGCGGGCACCTGACCCGTCTGGGTACCCGGCAGGACATCAAGATCCAGCAGGAGTACCTGCGCGACCTGGAGCACTACGGCAGGAAGGCCATCACCGAATTCGTCAACGTGGGACCCCTCTTCGCCAAGTACCCGGGCAACCCCTGGGCCGTGTTCAAGGAGTACCTCGACATCCTCACCCAGACCACGGCCGACGCCGTCACCCCGGCCTGGACCAGCCGGCTCGGCGGCGCCGACGTCTTCACCTTCGACAACGCCTGGACCATGGTCGAATCCCTGCGGCTCGACCACAAAGTCCTCGGCCCCTTCGGCACCCTCCCCTGA
- a CDS encoding RNA-guided endonuclease InsQ/TnpB family protein produces MKIVAQVKLRPRSAYDADTLAATLRACNRGANWVSTVAFDKGLKRRNELQDEVYYDLKATFDLSAQPAVRVVKKVVDAYATMAGNIKAGHLTGKARRKAESKPIVFREDAAQPFDDRCLTWNLDEKTVSIWTVAGRIKGVPFVCSPEALKMLQYRKGESDLMLRDGTLYLVATIDLPEPAAYEPDGFLGVDLGIVNIATTSDGKIMSGRKVNRYRRRMNRLRQKLQAKGTKSAKRRLKGIRRREARFAADTNHHIAKTIVKTAERTSHGVALEELKGIRQRVTAKKEQRYRLHSWAFAQLGAFVEYKARRAGVPVVFVDPRNTSRQCSECWHTHRTNRVSQAWFACRSCGVVMHADRNGSRNIAHRGEAVWQRGAVNRPNTVKV; encoded by the coding sequence GTGAAGATTGTTGCGCAGGTGAAATTGCGGCCCCGGTCGGCTTATGACGCCGACACGCTGGCCGCGACCCTGCGTGCCTGCAACCGAGGTGCCAACTGGGTCTCCACGGTGGCGTTCGACAAGGGCCTCAAGCGCCGCAACGAGTTGCAGGACGAGGTGTACTACGACCTCAAAGCCACCTTCGATCTGTCGGCGCAACCGGCGGTGCGAGTGGTGAAGAAGGTCGTGGACGCCTACGCGACGATGGCCGGGAACATCAAGGCCGGCCACCTGACCGGCAAGGCCAGGCGCAAAGCGGAGTCCAAGCCGATCGTCTTCCGCGAGGACGCGGCCCAGCCGTTCGACGACCGGTGCCTTACCTGGAACCTGGACGAGAAGACCGTCTCCATCTGGACCGTCGCGGGCCGGATCAAGGGCGTGCCGTTCGTGTGCTCGCCCGAGGCACTGAAGATGCTCCAGTACCGCAAGGGCGAGTCCGACCTGATGCTGCGTGACGGGACGCTCTATCTCGTCGCCACCATCGACCTGCCCGAACCCGCAGCGTATGAGCCTGACGGCTTCCTCGGCGTGGACCTCGGCATCGTCAACATCGCCACCACGTCGGACGGAAAGATCATGTCCGGGCGGAAGGTGAACCGCTACCGGCGGCGCATGAACCGCCTGCGCCAGAAGTTGCAGGCCAAGGGCACCAAAAGCGCCAAGCGCAGGCTGAAAGGCATCCGCCGCCGCGAGGCCCGGTTCGCCGCCGACACCAACCACCACATCGCCAAGACAATCGTCAAGACCGCTGAACGCACCTCGCACGGGGTCGCCCTGGAAGAGCTGAAGGGCATCCGGCAGAGGGTCACGGCCAAGAAGGAACAGCGGTACCGGCTGCACTCGTGGGCCTTCGCCCAGCTCGGCGCGTTCGTCGAGTACAAAGCACGGCGGGCAGGTGTGCCCGTGGTCTTCGTCGACCCGCGCAACACCTCCCGCCAGTGCTCCGAGTGCTGGCACACCCACCGCACCAACCGGGTGTCCCAGGCCTGGTTCGCGTGCCGCTCCTGCGGAGTGGTGATGCACGCGGACCGCAACGGCTCCCGCAACATCGCCCACCGTGGCGAGGCTGTGTGGCAGCGGGGCGCAGTCAACCGCCCCAACACCGTCAAGGTGTAG
- a CDS encoding lamin tail domain-containing protein, with translation MSMRHALAAAAAAGTLAVAAAAPAQATEYSSALKVKGVQYDAPGTDSNSCSTGNTKDEYLTIKNYSSSTTVNLKGYVVKDAAGNHFTFPASHYLQPGDYVKLRGGRGTDSDANNVVYRQNCNFIWNNDKDTIYLYKPSGSKADVHSYTKTGSDPDRNGYVTFHG, from the coding sequence ATGTCCATGCGCCACGCCCTGGCTGCTGCCGCCGCTGCAGGCACGCTCGCCGTCGCTGCTGCCGCACCGGCCCAGGCCACCGAGTACTCATCCGCGTTGAAGGTCAAGGGTGTCCAGTACGACGCACCCGGCACCGACTCCAACAGCTGCTCCACCGGCAACACCAAGGACGAGTACCTGACGATCAAGAACTACTCGTCCAGCACGACCGTCAACCTCAAGGGCTACGTCGTCAAGGACGCCGCCGGCAACCACTTCACGTTCCCCGCCAGCCACTATCTCCAGCCCGGCGACTACGTGAAGCTGAGGGGCGGCCGCGGCACCGACTCCGACGCCAACAACGTCGTCTACCGCCAGAACTGCAACTTCATCTGGAACAACGACAAGGACACCATCTACCTCTACAAGCCCTCCGGCAGCAAGGCAGACGTCCACTCCTACACCAAGACCGGCTCCGACCCCGACCGCAACGGCTACGTCACCTTCCACGGCTGA
- a CDS encoding TetR/AcrR family transcriptional regulator: MAEQQKKGRPATGGAVLRQRVTDAITEAAFAELAEAGYARMSMEAVARRAGVGKAALYRRWSSKQAMIAELIRSRVTHTLPHTPSTGDLHSDLRELLATFRSQLANPLLARIWAGLLAEASHDDALAEGLYTGVTAPRRAAARTILQAAIDRGELPPGLDLDLGTDLLIAPLAFRVLVLQGSSDDEYLDTLTNAIEAALKAAVR; this comes from the coding sequence ATGGCAGAGCAACAGAAGAAGGGACGGCCGGCGACCGGAGGAGCGGTCCTGCGGCAGCGGGTGACCGACGCGATCACCGAGGCGGCCTTCGCCGAACTCGCCGAGGCCGGGTATGCGCGGATGTCGATGGAGGCGGTGGCCCGGCGTGCCGGTGTGGGCAAGGCCGCGCTCTACCGGCGCTGGTCCTCGAAGCAGGCGATGATCGCCGAGTTGATCCGCAGCAGGGTCACCCACACACTCCCACACACGCCGTCCACCGGCGACTTGCACAGTGACCTCCGCGAGCTGCTTGCCACCTTCCGCAGTCAACTGGCCAATCCGCTGCTCGCCCGGATCTGGGCCGGACTGCTCGCCGAGGCCAGTCACGACGACGCTCTGGCGGAGGGGCTCTACACCGGAGTGACCGCACCGCGGCGCGCGGCGGCGCGCACCATCCTGCAGGCCGCGATTGACCGCGGCGAGCTCCCCCCCGGCCTGGATCTAGATCTCGGCACCGACCTGCTGATCGCACCGCTCGCATTCCGCGTACTGGTCCTACAGGGCAGCAGCGACGATGAGTATCTGGACACGCTGACCAATGCCATCGAGGCGGCGCTGAAAGCGGCGGTCCGCTGA
- a CDS encoding SEC-C metal-binding domain-containing protein, which produces MSAKRHRTTAWAPPAPDEAARELEQLAAAYPQDREEILLEAANAWCEAAEHDRALSLYEQLLADDAACDAPHMVAAYRIGVLFDAGREAEARDAARELRGRHPHDAMAWHYVGESFEAAHDPHTAANWFTAGITHTLGATVDLSADTVEAGPPGLDMLLTSRHRVRRLLGDVHDDWDDVADEVHAQGPALLRGARSLDELHAPQRLAHGESADPEELLLDATRAEHARLTEQVQQRRAALHAPETTCALFWPAQEFAQLLDRWPVFADDYGTDHAVHLRQVEQLLRTYSDSGMPRLGTARGTLDDFTAYARDENQDPTARGLRASYAADLAARGQAHAWPPPRNGPCWCGAERKYKKCHGNPAFHPHLARMPRPSGWGGMASSVLRRGAPQHRCAAQSPQGGPELTYFVRAY; this is translated from the coding sequence ATGTCCGCCAAGCGCCACCGCACCACTGCCTGGGCCCCACCCGCTCCCGACGAGGCGGCACGGGAACTGGAACAACTCGCGGCCGCCTACCCCCAGGACCGCGAGGAGATCCTGCTGGAGGCAGCCAACGCCTGGTGCGAGGCAGCCGAGCACGACCGCGCCCTGAGCCTGTACGAGCAACTCCTCGCCGACGACGCCGCATGCGACGCACCCCACATGGTGGCCGCCTACCGCATCGGCGTCCTCTTCGACGCCGGGCGCGAAGCCGAAGCCCGCGACGCCGCCCGCGAGCTACGCGGCCGGCATCCACACGACGCCATGGCCTGGCACTACGTCGGCGAGAGCTTCGAAGCCGCCCACGACCCGCACACCGCAGCCAACTGGTTCACCGCCGGCATCACCCACACCCTCGGCGCCACCGTCGACCTGAGCGCCGACACGGTCGAGGCCGGGCCACCAGGCCTGGACATGCTGCTCACCAGCCGCCACCGGGTGCGCCGCCTCCTGGGCGACGTACACGACGACTGGGACGACGTCGCCGACGAGGTCCACGCCCAAGGCCCGGCCCTGCTGCGCGGCGCCCGCTCCCTCGACGAACTCCACGCCCCGCAACGTCTGGCCCACGGCGAGAGCGCCGACCCCGAAGAGCTGCTCCTGGACGCAACGCGCGCCGAACACGCCCGGCTCACCGAGCAGGTCCAGCAGCGCCGTGCCGCCCTCCACGCCCCCGAGACGACCTGCGCACTGTTCTGGCCCGCGCAAGAGTTCGCCCAGCTCCTCGACCGCTGGCCCGTCTTCGCCGACGACTACGGCACCGACCACGCCGTACACCTGCGCCAGGTCGAACAGCTCCTGCGCACCTACTCGGACTCGGGCATGCCCCGCCTGGGCACCGCCCGCGGCACCCTCGACGACTTCACCGCCTATGCCCGCGACGAGAACCAGGACCCCACGGCCCGCGGACTGCGCGCCTCCTACGCCGCCGACCTGGCCGCCCGCGGCCAAGCCCATGCCTGGCCACCACCCCGCAACGGCCCCTGCTGGTGCGGCGCAGAGCGCAAGTACAAGAAGTGCCACGGCAACCCCGCCTTTCACCCACATCTAGCCAGGATGCCCCGGCCTTCAGGCTGGGGAGGAATGGCTTCCTCGGTCTTGCGGCGCGGAGCGCCGCAGCATCGCTGCGCAGCACAAAGCCCCCAGGGCGGCCCCGAGTTGACCTACTTTGTTCGGGCTTACTAG